The region AATAGGTGCTAAGTTGTTGATACAGTATTATTTAAAAAATGAACTACACATTACAATAAAATTACACGCCATTATTTTCTTAACCTATTAATAATTTCTTCTAATACACTTACTTTCATGGGCTTTGTAATAAAATCTGAAATTTCAGCATATTGCTTAGAACGTTCAAGATCTATCGGGTCTATAGAAGAGGTAACCATAAAAATAGTAATTTTCTTTTTGATGGCTTTATGTATGTTCATGTATTCATCCATAAACTGAAAACCATCCATAATTGGCATGTTAATATCTAAAAAAATAAGATCGGGCAGATTTTCGGGTATTTCTTTGTTTTTATTTATAAACTCATAAGCTTCTTCGCCATCAGCAAATGTTATAACATTATCTGCTAATTTCTTTTTATTCAAGACTCCTTGCATAAAGAATTTATAAACCCCGTCGTCGTCTATAAAACAGATGCTATATTTTTGTTGCATAATTTTAATTTTAAAATAGTATGGTAAACGTTGTTCCTTTATCTACTTCGCTGGTGCAAGTGATTGTTCCTTTTAAAGATGTAATTTGATTTTTTAGAATATACAAACCAACACCTTTTGAGTCTTTATGTCGATGGAAAACTTTATTGAGTCCAAATAATTTATGACCATGTCTTTTCAAATCAATGCCAAGGCCATTATCTGTAACTATTAATTGAGTTCTACCTTCTTTTATCGAAGTTTTTATTTCTATTCTTGGTGTTCTTTCTGGTGATGCGTATCGCAAAGAATTACTAATCAAATTAAAAATGATACTTTCTAAATAAGGTTCATTATATTTTATGGTATCTGTCGCAGAGAAATCTGTGTAAATTACTGCCTTTTTTTTAAGGATCTCTTCGGATATTACTTCTTCTATTTTCTTTAATATTTTACTAAAAGATAACGTTTTGGTTTCTATTTCAGATCCTTTTTTTCCTCGTATTTTTATGGCTTCAATTAAAGTATTAAGCGTTTCAGATAAATGAGCAATTACAGTTTTGAATTTATCAAATATAAATTTTTTCTCTTCTGGCGTATCACATAGATCATAAAACTCTAATAAAGAACTTAAATTAGCAACGGGGGCTCTTAAGTTATGTGAGGCAATTTGAGCAAAATTTGCCAATTGTTGGTTTTGTTCTGTAACTTTTGTAATGTCTGCACCTACTGCCAAAAAAGCAACGATATCGCCATTATCATTTTTGATGGCATTCATATTAAGTTGCACATAAAAGTAACTTCCGTCTTTTCTTATATACGTCCATTCTCTGGAATCTTCTTTGCCTTCTTTTGCTAGTTTGGTAAAGATGTCAATACCACTAATTTCTTCGTTGTATTCTATAGAAAGTTCTTTTCCTCTTTTTCTAACTTCTTCTTTATTATGAAATATGGCAGGTGTTTTTTTATTGATTAATTCTTCACTTTTATATCCTAACAACGTTTCTGCACCTTCATTAAAATAGGTAATAATACCATTTGTATCTGTTCGTATAATTGAAATGGTCACTGAATTAAAAATAGCGCTCAACTCTTCATTTACGTTCTTTAATTTAATTTGTGCTGTTTTAACAGTATTAATATCTTGAAAAGTTCCGTACATTCTAACGCATTCGCCGTTTACAAATTCAGGCTGACCAATGGTTCTAATCCATATTAGATTTCCTTTTCCTGTTACTATCTGTAATTCCTCGTCCCAAGAAGTGTTGTTTTTAATAGAATTAGCCACAACCTCTTTAATTTTATCTCTGCTGTAACCTTCTCGGTAGAAATCTATTCCGGTTTCTAATTCGGGAACAAAGTCATCATCAGTATCATGAATTTCTCTGGTTACTTTACTCCAAAAAACATTTTGATTTACTAAATCGAGTTCCCAGGTTCCAATTCGTGCTATTGAGTTTGTTCTTTCTAAAATTTCCTCAACCGTTTTTTTATCTTCTTCTTTTTGTTTTACTTTTTTTTTGAATTTTTCTAATTCAATATTTAAAGAAGTTAGTTCCTTATTTTTTCTAAATATGGGTAAAAACATAAAGAAAATCATGCCTAAAAGTAAAAAGGATGTTAGCGTGATAAAAAAGTATTGCATTTTTTTTAGAAAGATTAATTTTCTTTCAGAAATTTGTTGATACTCATTTACGATGGCATCCATTGTTTTTAAAAACGGAGCTTCGTTACTTTTAACAGTTTCTAAAAATTGATTAAAAACAGCTTTATTTTCTGGGTTTTCTATGAATTTGTAAGAAGAATTAATAATTTTATTAAAATAAGATGTGTTTTTTTTAAAAAGAAGATCTATAGATTCATCATTATAGTTTAATCTATTTTTTTCCTTAAGATACGTGTCGGCTTTTTTAAAACTATCGACAACCTTTTTTAAGGGTTCAATATTTTTAATAAAAGAAGGAGTGTTTTTTGCTTCATTAGCGTATAACGCCATTTTGGTAATCTGCTGGCTATACATTCTCTGTTTGCCTGCAACGTTTATCGTTTTTGCATCAGAACTTTGTATAGAAATAGCATTTTCAATGATTATTTGACCAGAAATAATGATCAAAATAAAAATAATAATTAATATTCTAAATTTGTTATTTAACAATATTAGGGGGTTGGAGTTAAACTAAAATTATAATTTTCGCTACTATATACTCGTTGCCGATTCTAAAAAAACAGAGAGTATGTAAATGTAAATCTATTTTAAACGAATAACAATTTTTTTTATTAAAAAATAGTGATTGCCTACTGATGTAAGAGAAAGAAAAACAGCACCAATGCAAGGAGACTTCGTTATTTTTTAGGTGACCCTTTTTAAGGTATTTAGAGCAATGTTTTTGATTGTATAACGTATAGAGTTTGTTCTTTGCTTTGTTTTTTAAATTCATAATCGAACCAAATAATTTCAGAAACTATATCTTTGAATTTTTTAAATGCTACAATCTTTTAATACAGTAAAAATGAACATAGAAAATGCACAACAGCAAGTAGATGATTGGATTAAAAATCATGGAGTTCGGTACTTTAATGAGTTGACCAATATGGCGCAATTAACCGAAGAGGTTGGTGAAGTTGCCCGAATTATAGCAAGACGTTATGGTGAGCAAAGCGAAAAAGAATCGGATAAAAATAAAGACTTAGGAGAAGAATTAGCAGATGTACTATTTGTTGTTTTGTGTTTGGCAAACCAAACGGGAATTAATTTGCAAGATGCTTTTGAAAAAAAATTAGATCTTAAAACAAAACGCGATCATGAGCGTCATCATAACAACCAAAAATTAAAATAATGAGTTTTATTAAGAATTTTATAAAAGGCGCAAAAATTGTTTTTTCCAAAATGCAAACTAAAGAATTTTGGGTAAGTTTTCTAAAAGTAGCGCTTCCTTTTTTTGTTGTGGTTACTTTAATTTCATTATTTTTAAATAGCTGGCGAGATATTTTTGAAGGTGATTTTGCAGCGGTTTCAGAATTAAATTTTAAAGGAGATCAATGGAAATCCTTTTGGGGAATAAAAATATTTATTAGCGTTTTTTATGGGTTATATATGACTATTAAAAATATAAAGTGATGAGCCTAAAAAATATAAATGATCAGTTGAATAAAAATGTAAATGAAGAAACTGAGTTGATAAACTCTTTATCTTTAGGTAAATATTTATTGATATACATTCCTGTTCTTTTTGCAATGTTTGCTTTTGGTCAATTTATAGCCAGTTTCTTTTTGGATTTTGAATTTGATTGGCGAATGATTTTATTTCAAGCTGTGAGTTTTTCTGTCTTTTTTAGAGTTTTTCATAAAGTTCGAAAAGCAATCCACAAGAATTGGAAAAATAAACACAATTAAAAAAAGCGACTCAAAAGTCGCTTTTTTTATGATTTAAAAGATATTGATTAGTCCAATTGAATCAAATCAATAGTACTTTCTTTTACTTTTTGATTTAATTCTTTTACGCCGTTATCAAAAAGTGCGTATAATTTCTTTAATTCGATGTCTATTTCTTTGGTTATTTCTCTTTTAAAATCAATGGCTTGTTGTGTTGGAGCATAATTTCCAATTCTTGTTAACGAATTTAAATGCGCTAATTTGTTGTTTAGTCTAATAGGATAATTTAAAGGATCTTGCCCGCTTTTAGATTTTGTTTGATATAAAGTTTCTTCGATTTTCGTCATATCTTTTACTAAATTAGAAGCTACATCTAACAAGGCTTTATGCTTCTCTTTATCTTTGATAGCTTTCTTTAAAACACCAACTTGAGCTCTCACTTTTTTCACATTTTTCAATGCTTTGTGTATTTCAGTCATCTTTTTATTGATGTCGTTAATAAAATCAAACTGAGCTTTCATTTCATTTTCCGATACTTCAGAAACAGGATTGTTGATAATTCTAAAAGTTTGAGTTTGTTTTGCATCATTTACAGCTAACTCTACTTTATAATTACCAGGTAATGCCATCGGTCCGCTTAAAGAAGCCCACCATAAAATCATTCCTTTTACAGATTCTGCTCCAGGATACATCATATTCCAATTAAAAATATTGTTTCCATCCTCGATTTTCAGAGTTTCTTCTTTGTTTTCTTTATTGGGTTTTGTCGAATATTTTTTAATCAAATTATTGTTTGCGTCATAAAAAGAGAGTGTAATCGTATCTTTCTTGTTTGCTGTTTTGATAAAATAATTGACAGCAACACCACCTGCATGATTGGTTCCTGCAGTTCTAGAAGTTCTTCCGTTTCCGCCAGATAGATTATAGGCATCTTTTGGCTTGTATAAAACGACCTCTTGTTTTAAAATGTTGGCGTTTAATTGATGCAACGGAGTTAAATCGTCAATAATCCATAGGGAACGACCTTGCGTTGCGGCAATTAAGTTATCATCTTTAATGGTTAAATCTGTAATCGGAACAATCGGTAGATTTTGTTGGAAAGTTTGCCAGTTTTTTCCATCATCAAAAGAAATATACATCCCTCTCTCGGTTCCGGCATATAACAAACCTTTTCTTTTAGGATCAGCTCTTAAGGCTCTTGTAAAATCTTCATTTCCAATGCCGTTCACTAGTAGTTCCCAAGATTTTCCATAGTTTTCAGTTTTGTAGATGTACGGTGCATAATCGCCAGACTTATATTTTGTTCCTACAATGTAAGCACCACCTTTGGTAAAAGGATCCACTTCAATACAGTTAATCATCATCCATTCTGGCATTTTTTTAGGAGTGATATTGTCCCAAGTTTCACCATTATTTTTGCTGATGTGTACCAAGCCATCATCAGAACCTGTATAAATTAAACCAGGTTCAAAAGCCGATTCTGTGGCAGCAAAAATAGTTCCGTAATACTCAACACCTGTATTATCCTGAGTGATGGGTCCACCAGAAGATTTTAAAGTTTCAGGATCGTTTCTTGTTAAATCAGGACTGATTAACTTCCAGGTTTGCCCCTCATCTTCGGTCGTATGCAAGTGGTTAGAAGCCGCATATAATTTCTTCTTATTGTTGGGTGAAAAGAAAATAGGAAAATTCCACTGAAAACGATATTTAAAATCTTCAGCGCCATGTCCCATTGGGTCATCTGGCCAAACATTAATAGCTCTTGTTTCATTTGTTTTATGATTAACTCTCGTTAACAAACCACCATAACTACCACCATATACAATATCATCATTTAAAGGGTCTACAGCAATATGGGCACTTTCTCCACCAGCAGTAGATTCCCAATCAGACTCCGTGATAAATCTCCCTGAAGTTCTATGAGAAATTCGCACGGTTGAATTATCCTGCTGTGCAGCTAAAATTCTATACGGAAAATGATTGTCTGTTGTGACTCTGTAAAATTGTGAAGTTGGCTGATTCATATAAGTACTCCAATTTTCGCCAGCATCAAAAGAAATTTGAGCGCCACCATCATCACCAATAATCATTCTTTGGTTATCTTCTGGTGCAATCCATAAATCATGATGATCTCCATGCGGCGCATTGTAGGTTGAGTATGTTTTTCCGCCATCGGTAGATTTATGATAACGTACATTTAAAACATATAAAATATCTTCATCTTGTGTATCTGCATATAAACGTGTGTAATACCAAGCTCTTTGGCGTAATTTACGTTCAGCATTGATCAATTTCCAGGTTTTACCAGCATCCGTAGATTTATAGATACCTCCTTTTTCGTTTTCAATTAAAGCCCAAACGATATCAGAATTTACTGGCGAAACAGTAACGCCACTAATCCCCCAAATTCCGCTTGGCAACCCTTTGTGAGTAGATATATTTGACCAAGTTTCACCTTCATCTGTACTTTTCCACATCGCAGAACCTTTTCCGCCAGAAGACAAACTATACGGAGTTCTTCTTACATCCCAAGTAGTGGCATA is a window of Polaribacter litorisediminis DNA encoding:
- a CDS encoding response regulator, whose translation is MQQKYSICFIDDDGVYKFFMQGVLNKKKLADNVITFADGEEAYEFINKNKEIPENLPDLIFLDINMPIMDGFQFMDEYMNIHKAIKKKITIFMVTSSIDPIDLERSKQYAEISDFITKPMKVSVLEEIINRLRK
- a CDS encoding PAS domain S-box protein, whose amino-acid sequence is MLNNKFRILIIIFILIIISGQIIIENAISIQSSDAKTINVAGKQRMYSQQITKMALYANEAKNTPSFIKNIEPLKKVVDSFKKADTYLKEKNRLNYNDESIDLLFKKNTSYFNKIINSSYKFIENPENKAVFNQFLETVKSNEAPFLKTMDAIVNEYQQISERKLIFLKKMQYFFITLTSFLLLGMIFFMFLPIFRKNKELTSLNIELEKFKKKVKQKEEDKKTVEEILERTNSIARIGTWELDLVNQNVFWSKVTREIHDTDDDFVPELETGIDFYREGYSRDKIKEVVANSIKNNTSWDEELQIVTGKGNLIWIRTIGQPEFVNGECVRMYGTFQDINTVKTAQIKLKNVNEELSAIFNSVTISIIRTDTNGIITYFNEGAETLLGYKSEELINKKTPAIFHNKEEVRKRGKELSIEYNEEISGIDIFTKLAKEGKEDSREWTYIRKDGSYFYVQLNMNAIKNDNGDIVAFLAVGADITKVTEQNQQLANFAQIASHNLRAPVANLSSLLEFYDLCDTPEEKKFIFDKFKTVIAHLSETLNTLIEAIKIRGKKGSEIETKTLSFSKILKKIEEVISEEILKKKAVIYTDFSATDTIKYNEPYLESIIFNLISNSLRYASPERTPRIEIKTSIKEGRTQLIVTDNGLGIDLKRHGHKLFGLNKVFHRHKDSKGVGLYILKNQITSLKGTITCTSEVDKGTTFTILF
- a CDS encoding nucleotide pyrophosphohydrolase, with product MNIENAQQQVDDWIKNHGVRYFNELTNMAQLTEEVGEVARIIARRYGEQSEKESDKNKDLGEELADVLFVVLCLANQTGINLQDAFEKKLDLKTKRDHERHHNNQKLK
- a CDS encoding VPS10 domain-containing protein, giving the protein MKKILFLTICIFLSANVKVNAQKKATQVSDEYFSAIKWRNIGPFRGGRSAAVTGVSGKANLFYMGSTGGGVWKTTDAGNTWQNISDGFFGGSVGAVAVSESDNNVIYVGMGEKTVRGNVSSGDGIWKSENAGKTWKHMGLKNSRHIPRMRIHPKNSDIVFAGVMGDLYKPTQERGVYKSVDGGENWKKVLFSDENSGVVDLIIDPNNPRILYATTWDVRRTPYSLSSGGKGSAMWKSTDEGETWSNISTHKGLPSGIWGISGVTVSPVNSDIVWALIENEKGGIYKSTDAGKTWKLINAERKLRQRAWYYTRLYADTQDEDILYVLNVRYHKSTDGGKTYSTYNAPHGDHHDLWIAPEDNQRMIIGDDGGAQISFDAGENWSTYMNQPTSQFYRVTTDNHFPYRILAAQQDNSTVRISHRTSGRFITESDWESTAGGESAHIAVDPLNDDIVYGGSYGGLLTRVNHKTNETRAINVWPDDPMGHGAEDFKYRFQWNFPIFFSPNNKKKLYAASNHLHTTEDEGQTWKLISPDLTRNDPETLKSSGGPITQDNTGVEYYGTIFAATESAFEPGLIYTGSDDGLVHISKNNGETWDNITPKKMPEWMMINCIEVDPFTKGGAYIVGTKYKSGDYAPYIYKTENYGKSWELLVNGIGNEDFTRALRADPKRKGLLYAGTERGMYISFDDGKNWQTFQQNLPIVPITDLTIKDDNLIAATQGRSLWIIDDLTPLHQLNANILKQEVVLYKPKDAYNLSGGNGRTSRTAGTNHAGGVAVNYFIKTANKKDTITLSFYDANNNLIKKYSTKPNKENKEETLKIEDGNNIFNWNMMYPGAESVKGMILWWASLSGPMALPGNYKVELAVNDAKQTQTFRIINNPVSEVSENEMKAQFDFINDINKKMTEIHKALKNVKKVRAQVGVLKKAIKDKEKHKALLDVASNLVKDMTKIEETLYQTKSKSGQDPLNYPIRLNNKLAHLNSLTRIGNYAPTQQAIDFKREITKEIDIELKKLYALFDNGVKELNQKVKESTIDLIQLD